Proteins co-encoded in one Sparus aurata chromosome 18, fSpaAur1.1, whole genome shotgun sequence genomic window:
- the zic6 gene encoding zic family member 6, whose product MTSLSRFSGCPLSCVNPGESNTEPSVVLPPLAGEHMGHPTGSSLKLCPSHNLRDYPETRSSAYVDHSVPNFSDSGYPGHRLEHSPRGIIIGANLSGAGMPPVTDQLASRANQHGGIGRYRDFPGCRDNRSHAFFTSYQEQAHASADASRDLGSQMMLGLPGDLLNRTHPYSQAINPKGNSQQLVTQFLGLYKPLNMAIQRGGGDAFLRCSKQTVKHELVCKWSDGQEGVGKLPCSRAFGTMYELVTHVTVEHVGGPEHSEYVCHWESCARDRKPFKAKYKLVNHVRVHTGEKPFPCPFHGCEKVFARSENLKIHKRTHTGEKPFKCEFEGCNRRFANSSDRKKHSHVHSSDKPYMCKVRGCDKCYTHPSSLRKHMKLHCNKAHDAKSGDARPPGDGGHAAEARSTRVPDGVHISPTHPPPTSTQDAPLSPESRDESTLRSRFHHTFDSSLDYSAHRSQPLLDPLLLQRGSYRSQSSQYPCGQTGHTFAQSSRTFPSTSPFQKSIVNGWYTCHSGVDSFPPKQCSNIPTL is encoded by the exons atgacaaGCCTTTCGAGGTTTAGTGGCTGCCCTCTCTCTTGCGTCAACCCCGGGGAGAGCAATACTGAACCCAGCGTGGTGCTGCCACCTTTGGCAGGAGAGCACATGGGACACCCCACTGGCAGTTCCTTAAAACTCTGCCCCTCGCACAATTTGCGAGACTACCCCGAGACGAGGTCCAGTGCATATGTTGACCATTCGGTTCCCAATTTTTCAGACTCTGGATACCCCGGCCACCGGTTAGAGCACAGCCCTAGGGGCATTATCATTGGAGCCAATCTCTCTGGAGCCGGCATGCCACCCGTCACTGATCAACTGGCATCAAGAGCTAACCAACATGGCGGGATTGGAAGGTATCGTGACTTCCCTGGCTGCAGGGACAACAGGAGCCATGCTTTTTTCACGAGTTACCAGGAGCAGGCCCACGCCTCCGCCGACGCGTCCCGAGACCTCGGCAGCCAGATGATGCTGGGTCTACCTGGCGACCTCCTCAACCGGACTCACCCTTACAGCCAGGCTATCAACCCCAAGGGAAACAGCCAGCAGCTCGTCACACAGTTCCTGGGTCTCTACAAGCCCCTCAACATGGCAATCCAGCGTGGCGGAGGCGACGCTTTCCTCAGGTGCTCCAAGCAGACAGTGAAGCACGAGCTGGTGTGCAAGTGGAGTGACGGCCAAGAGGGGGTTGGGAAGCTGCCTTGCTCCAGAGCCTTCGGGACCATGTATGAACTTGTCACCCATGTGACAGTGGAGCACGTCGGAGGACCCGAGCACTCCGAGTACGTGTGTCACTGGGAGAGCTGTGCGAGGGACAGGAAGCCTTTCAAAGCCAAATACAAGCTGGTGAACCACGTCAGGGTGCACACAGGGGAGAAGCCCTTTCCCTGCCCCTTCCACGGCTGCGAGAAAGTTTTCGCGAGGTCAGAAAATCTCAAGATCCACAAGAGGACTCACACAG gtgagaaaccttttaaATGTGAGTTCGAGGGCTGCAACCGGAGGTTTGCGAACAGCAGCGACCGAAAGAAACATTCTCACGTGCACTCCAGCGACAAACCCTACATGTGCAAGGTGAGGGGCTGCGACAAGTGCTACACCCACCCGAGCTCCCTGCGCAAGCACATGAAGCTGCACTGCAACAAGGCCCACGACGCCAAGAGCGGTGACGCGCGTCCCCCAGGTGACGGGGGTCACGCCGCGGAGGCCAGGTCGACCCGAGTCCCGGATGGAGTCCACATCAGCCCCACGCATCCACCACCAACCTCCACCCAGGACGCCCCCCTGTCCCCGGAGAGTCGAGACGAGTCGACCCTGAGGTCACGTTTCCATCACACGTTTGACAGCAGTTTGGACTACTCCGCGCACAGGTCACAGCCCCTGCTGGACCCTTTGTTGCTGCAGAGGGGCAGCTACAGGTCCCAGTCCTCCCAGTACCCCTGCGGCCAGACAGGTCACACGTTCGCCCAGAGCTCCAGGACTTTCCCCTCCACTTCCCCCTTTCAGAAAAGCATCGTCAACGGATGGTACACATGCCACAGCGGCGTGGACTCCTTCCCACCAAAGCAGTGCAGCAACATCCCGACTCTCTGA